In Notamacropus eugenii isolate mMacEug1 chromosome 1, mMacEug1.pri_v2, whole genome shotgun sequence, one genomic interval encodes:
- the PRR7 gene encoding proline-rich protein 7 — MVMSQGTYTFLTCFAGFWLIWGLVVLLCCFCSFLRRRLKRRHEERLREQNLRALELEPLEPLEPLELEGSLAGSPPGLGLGLAPGLAPQARVRLEAPGHTHALHHPAPAQHQPHPAHHHPHPPHSHPHSHPHPPHVLVPPRPWSYPRQAESDLSKPPCYEEAVLMAEPPPPYSEVLTDTRGLYRKIVTPFLSRDSSEKQEQPPNYKPLFLDRGYSSALHLPSAPRPGPPCPALYLQAERSRRVFPSWTDSELSNRDPLEHGAWRLPVSIPLFGRTTAV; from the exons ATGGTGATGTCCCAGGGCACCTACACCTTCCTCACCTGTTTCGCCGGCTTCTGGCTCATCTGGGGCCTCGTGGTCCTGCTCTGCTGCTTCTGTAGCTTCCTCCGCCGCCGCCTCAAGCGGCGCCACGAGGAGCGGCTGCGAGAGCAGAACCTGCGCGCCCTGGAGCTCGAGCCCCTGGAGCCCCTGGAGCCCCTGGAGTTGGAGGGCAGCCTGGCCGGGAGCCCCCcaggcctggggctggggctggccCCAGGACTGGCCCCGCAGGCCCGAGTCCGCCTGGAGGCCCCCGGCCATACCCACGCCCTGCACCACCCGGCCCCAGCACAGCACCAGCCCCACCCAGCCCACCATCACCCGCACCCGCCCCACTCGCATCCGCACTCTCATCCGCACCCGCCTCACGTCCTGGTGCCGCCCCGGCCCTGGAGCTACCCGCGCCAAG CCGAATCGGACCTCTCCAAGCCCCCGTGCTACGAGGAGGCGGTGCTGATGGCCGAGCCGCCGCCGCCCTACAGCGAGGTGCTCACTGACACGCGCGGCCTCTACCGCAAGATCGTGACACCCTTCCTGAGCCGCGACAGCTCCGAGAAGCAGGAGCAGCCGCCCAACTACAAACCGCTCTTTCTGGACCGGGGCTACTCCTCGGCGCTGCACCTGCCCAGCGCCCCGCGGCCTGGTCCGCCCTGCCCCGCCCTCTACCTGCAGGCCGAACGCTCCCGCCGCGTCTTCCCCAGCTGGACCGACTCGGAGCTGAGCAACCGCGACCCACTGGAGCACGGAGCCTGGCGCCTGCCCGTCTCCATCCCCTTGTTCGGGAGGACTACAGCCGTATAG
- the DBN1 gene encoding drebrin isoform X3 gives MYGFCSVKDSQAALPKYVLINWVGEDVPDARKCACASHVAKVAEFFQGVDVIVNASSVEDIDAGAIGQRLSNGLARLSSPVLHRLRLREDENAEPVGTTYQKTDAAVEMKRLNREQFWEQAKREEELRKEEERKKALDERLKFEQERMEQERLEQEEREKRYREREQQIEEHRRKQQTLEAEEAKQRLKEQSIFGDHREEEEEAQMKKSESEVEEAAAIIAQRPDNPREFFKQQERVASASSCEMPTPFNHRPAGRPYCPFIKGPDSGPSSSSSSSSSPPRTPFPYITCHRTPNLSSSFPCSQMDSHRRAVAAAARSPSDSSSASTPVADQIDRALNEVTSSQPQPLAREPIVETLLEKEPPGETAGPLEDLVFLETKEEVGAADAAVPVASAESSEEIELAEPAGPPEPPAQGSLIDLWQSDGVVPPEPAEWELQANLRAPTPPREGPEAILEESELVAPSEPPLLGEGASEPPILPADNSANLLNFDELPEPPATFCDPEEGDREAPDMGGMEGSHPGSEQDVLVAETLPMDLEELEPEQEAHLLTNGETTQKEGTQASEGYFSQSQDEEFAQSEELSAKAPPPVFYNKPPEIDITCWDSDPVPEEEEAFGGNV, from the exons GTCGGTGAGGATGTGCCGGATGCCCGCAAGTGTGCCTGTGCCAGTCATGTGGCCAAGGTGGCGGAGTTCTTTCAG GGTGTGGATGTGATCGTCAATGCCAGCAGCGTGGAGGATATAGATGCTGGTGCCATTGGACAGCGGCTTTCTAATGGCCTGGCTCGCCTGTCCAGTCCGGTGCTGCACCGACTGCGACTGAGGGAGGATGAGAATGCTGAGCCTGTG GGTACCACTTACCAGAAGACAGACGCTGCTGTGGAGATGAAACGGCTTAATCGGGAGCAGTTCTGGGAGCAGGCCAAG AGagaagaggaactgaggaaggaggaggagaggaagaaggccCTGGATGAAAGGCTGAAGTTTGAACAAGAGCGAATGGAACAGGAACGTCTCGaacaggaagagagggagaagcgATACCGGGAGAGGGAACAACAGATTGAGGAGCACAG GAGAAAACAGCAGACTTTGGAAGCCGAGGAAGCCAAACAGAGATTGAAGGAACAGTCGATCTTT GGTGACCATCGcgaggaggaagaagaggcacagatgaagaaatcagaatCAGAAGTGGAG GAGGCAGCTGCCATCATCGCCCAGCGACCTGACAACCCCCGGGAATTCTTCAAGCAGCAAGAGCGAGTGGCTTCAGCTAGCAGCTGTGAAATGCCCACCCCCTTCAACCACAGGCCAG CAGGTCGTCCATACTGTCCTTTCATAAAGGGACCGGACAGTGGGCcgtcttcctcttcttcctcttcctcttcccctcctcggACTCCCTTCCCCTATATCACCTGTCACCGCACCCcaaatctttcttcttccttcccat GCAGCCAGATGGACAGCCACAGGAGGGCTGTAGCAGCAGCTGCCCGGAGCCCCTCTGACTCCAGCTCCGCCTCCACGCCTGTGGCAGACCAGATTGATCGGGCCCTTAACGAGGTGACATCCTCACAGCCACAGCCTCTTGCCAGAG AGCCCATCGTGGAGACCTTGTTGGAGAAGGAGCCTCCAGGAGAGACAGCTGGGCCCCTGGAGGACTTGGTGTTTCTGGAGACCAAAGAGGAGGTGGGGGCTGCAGATGCAGCAGTCCCAGTAGCTTCTGCTGAGAGCTCTGAGGAGATAGAGCTGGCTGAGCCTGCTGGCCCTCCTGAACCACCAGCCCAAGGGAGCCTCATCGACTTGTGGCAAAGTGATGGGGTGGTCCCTCCCGAACCTGCAGAATGGGAGCTGCAGGCCAATCTGAGGGCTCCCACTCCACCCCGGGAGGGGCCTGAGGCCATACTGGAAGAATCTGAATTGGTAGCCCCCTCAGAGCCTCCTCTTCTGGGGGAAGGAGCCTCTGAGCCCCCAATACTGCCTGCTGACAACAGTGCCAACCTCCTGAACTTCGATGAGCTGCCTGAGCCTCCAGCCACCTTCTGTGACCCTGAGGAGGGTGACCGTGAAGCCCCTGATATGGGTGGGATGGAGGGGTCCCACCCTGGCTCTGAACAAGATGTCCTGGTGGCCGAGACCCTGCCCATGGACTTGGAGGAGCTGGAGCCAGAGCAGGAAGCCCACTTGCTAACCAATGGAGAAACCACCCAGAAGGAGGGAACACAG GCCAGTGAGGGATATTTCAGCCAATCACAGGATGAGGAGTTTGCCCAATCAGAAGAGCTATCTGCTAAAGCCCCACCTCCTGTATTCTACAACAAACCCCCAG AGATTGACATTACCTGTTGGGATTCGGACCCTGTGCCTGAGGAAGAGGAGGCCTTTGGAGGCAATGTCTAG